The DNA window TAAAGATTCCGCCAAGCTGGCGCAAACGGTAGTGGATCCTAAATTTGAAAAAACCGATTTTATATTCGGGCCGCTGCATATTTATGGATTTAAGCCTATGGCTAAAATGGCTAAAGATTTCCAAACTCCAATTGTTTCCCCTTTAACATCTCAAAATAAAATATTGTTCGATAATATTTTTGTTTCCAAAACAAATCCATCGCAATTTACTTTAATGGAAGAATTGGCCGATTACTGCATAGATTCCTTAATTAAAACGAGCGAAAAAATTATACTTGCGGTATCTTCTATGAATGATAAACGCGAACAAACTTTTGTAAAGGCTTTTAAAAAATATTATAACGATAAACAATTACTAAAAGGAAAAACTTTAAAGGATACCATTCAGGTGGTGCGCGGGTTAGTCGGAGTTAAAGGGGCATATAAAAGCGATGTGAAAAATATAGTAATTGTTTTGAGTAGTAATGAAGTTTTTATTTCTGATTTTACTACACAATTAGCCATTTTTGCACAGAAAAAAGACATTACGCTGTGCGGATGGGAATCGGTTTCATCACTCGAAAATATTGATCAGGAATACCTCAATCAATTGCATTATACCTTTCCTTGTCAATACAATTTAACCAATACCGGCGCTTATAAAAATATGGTGGATGAATATAAAGCCGATCAAAATGCGTTTCCAAGTGAATATTTTTTCATTGGTTTTGACATGGCTATCTATTATTTAAATTTATTAAAACTACATGGCCCGGGTTACGTGATTTACCTCGATCAATTTCCGAGCGAAAGCAGTTATATGCGATTTAAATTTGTGCATCCCGATAACAATACCGGATTTGATAACCGCGGTGGTTATATTTTTACCTATACCGATTATTCCCTGCGCCTAACAGGATGGAAATAGAAAGGACGCATATTGCAGACTGGTTAAAAAATTTGCAGGACCAAATTTGTACGGCCTTAGAACAAGCCGACGGCAAGGCAAAATTCATAGAAGATAATTGGAAGAGAGAAGATGGTAGCCAGCCGGATAGGCAGGGAGGAGGAGGAAGAACCCGAATTATTCAAAACGGAAAAGTCATTGAAAAAGGAGGGGTGTTGTTTAGCGAAGTATTTGGTAAGGCCCCTGAATTTTTATTTAAAGAGAAAGAACATTCCACGGCAGAGGCACAAAGCAACGAGCATCAGTTTTATGCTACCGGAGTAAGTATAGTCATTCATCCTGAAAGTCCCCGAGTGCCCATCATTCACATGAATGTGCGATATTTTGAATTGAGGAATAAAGAAAATTTAATTGTACAAAAATGGTTAGGTGGTGGAATTGATTTAACCCCGCACTATGTGGTGGAAGAAGATGCTAAATATTTTCATGGGGAATTAAAAAAAGTGTGTGATAAGCATCAGGCAGAATATTACCAAGCACATAAAAAATGGGCAGATGATTATTTCTTTATCACCCATAGAAAGGAAACCCGGGGAGTAGGCGGAATATTTTTTGATCGTTTAAATGAAGGAGGCGGCATGAGTTTTGAAAAAAATCTGAGCTATTGGAAAGACGTAGGCAGTTTGTTTGCGCCGGTGTACTGCGAATTAATAGCCCGGAATAAAAGTAAAAGCTATAATGAACAAAATAAACAATGGCAGTTATTGCGCAGAGGAAGATATGTGGAGTTTAATTTGGTTTATGATAAGGGAACAAAGTTTGGTTTGGAATCTAACGGACGTGTAGAATCTATTTTAATGAGTTTACCCAAAACAGCAGGCTGGGAATACAATTTTTCACCCGAAAAAACCTCCGAAGAAGAAAAAACACTTTCTTATTTGAAAAAGGGTGTAGAGTGGGTGTAGTTAAATCTTAAAAATTTTCTAATTCATTGTTCATTTTATTTTACTAAGTGAAAATTAATTTGATTTTCAGATTTATCTTTTATGTATTGTGCACTCACAAACTTATAAGCTGGATAACCTGCCGACTTAAATGAACAGCCCAAGTAATATTTTTTAAACTTTTTCCTTTTAAACGAAAAAAAGTAATTACCGTTTTCATCAGTACGGGTCGTATTTAAATATTTAAAGTCGCCAGAACCAATTAAAATGTACAATTGTATAGTAGCATTGGCAATTGTTGCACCATTTTTATCGTAAACTGTACCAGTACAATTTGTAGTTTTTTGACAAGAAGAAAAAAGCAACATGAGTAAAAAGATGAAAGTATAACATATGCTTTTCATTTTTTACTTTATTAAAATAATGTCTTTTATATTTACTGCGCCTTTAACCAAAGTATACTCACAGAATTTAGAGTCGAAATCACAAGTAACACAGTAAGAATTATTTTTTTTGGCGTCGAACGAAAATTCATAATAACCACTTGAACCTGTAGTAGCGTAACTAAAGCTTTCTGCATAATCACGATCTTTTGTAATTAACAAATCAACAGAGATATTCGTGACTGGTTGTCCGGATGCAGAATACACATATCCCTTACAAATTGTTTTTTTTGTACAATTGGTTAAAATAGAAATTAAAAAAATCAAATAAAGTAGTCTTTTCATTTTTTAAGGTTGTGCATAAAAGGTGCCATTTGAAATTGCAAGTGTACTAGAAGGATTTGAACTTAAGGTCATTATAGCCGAAAATGTACCGGCATAAATATTGTTGGGTCTATCATACTTAGTAACATTTATAGTGCCGGATTTAGAGATATACGTCACTAAATTAATGCCTGGAGAACCATAATTTAAAACAAAGCGGTTAATTGTACTAACAGTTGAACTATCATGCGAAAAATTACCAAGACCATTCACTTTTAAGGTGAAACCAAAAGAGATACTGTCAGTTTGAGAATAGGCATTAAGCATTAATAATGAATCTATGCCTTGCGTTATTAAAGGAGCACAATTCATATCGCTTGTATTAAAATTACTATTTCCAAGCATGCATGAAAAATTTTGACTAATAATTTGTTGTGTTTGGTTGCTTTGATTTACGCTACTCTTTTTATCTTTTTTACTACATTGAATTAAGACTGATAATAGACTCATTAAAAAAAAGTATTTATTTATCTTATACATGATTTAATTCTTAATTATTTTTTTTGAAATTTTGGAGTCGTCTTTAAATATAAATTTAAGGAAATATACACCATTAGCAAAAGATTCTATATTTACCTCTTTACTAATTAATAATTCAAATTCTCTTCCACTTAAATCAACAAGATTTAGTTGTTTAATTTCGTCGAATAAATTTTCCGGTAAAGAAATTGTTATTTTGTCTTTCGTTGGAATTGGTGAAATATTAAAGTATTCTTCAGTTTTTAAATAATATTTTTCTTTATATTGTTCCATTGTTTTATTAAATTCTGATTCAACAATAGAATCTATTTTAAATTCAGTTTGTTTTAAAAGCGAATCTTTGGAAGGAGTCTGCCTTTGATAAAAGTCATTCCACAGTTTATTTTCATTTTGGTCTGGCCTAGCCTGATTTCCACAATCAGTTATTCTCATTTCGACATAAGTATCCCCCTCAAAAAAAGCGTCCCCTAAAATTGCAATTTCATCAGTGGCTAATAGAATAACAGGGATGTCTCGCCAATCAGGACCTGCGCCAGGGACAATAATACTTCCTGGTTTATATTGCCTAAAATTATTATTTATATTCGAACAACCTACACTCAAATTTCTACCAGTTAATATTCCTGTGTTATATGAAATATTATCTAAATCATTTAATGTGCAAACTGATTTATCAACTCCGCAACAAAAAGGTTGATAAACCCGAACATAATCTACTAACATATCTAAATTTGCTTGTTGATAATTTAAGAAATCATGATTCTTATAAGTAGAATTAGCATTGTTGTTGATTACTAAACTCATTGCATTCCCCTTTTTTGGAAAGTATGAATCTTGCCTTATTTGACTTGCCAAATAAGGTTGCGGTGGTTGGGGGGGTGGCCAAGAAACAATATTTGGAAGCCACCATGGTCTTGGCCCATAATTTATATATGGAATGGTAGGTAAAAGGTTATCAGGCAATCCTTGAATTTCCTGACAATTATAAGTGAATCGAGGATCAAAATTACTAGCAGAAAAATTCCATACACAACTTTGAACGAAGTTGAAGCCAAGAAAGTACTTAGCGGCATAGCCCACTGGAATTCCGTCTACTGAAATTTTAACTTCATAGTCGTTCCAATCTAATTTATATAAATGCCAATCATTAATAGCAAAAGGATATTTATCACCGGTTTTACATCCTTTTGTATTGTTCGGACCCGTATGAATAGTCATTTGATGATAATCATAAGATTCGCAAATACTATTAGGGCTTACATCGTCATCAAAAAATTCGAAAATATCAATTTCAGCATAATTATCTAATTTATTACCTAATAACCAAAAAGCAGGCCACATTTTATTTACAGTTGGAACTTTTATTCTTGCTTCAAAAACTCCCGTTCTAAATCGCGAAAGACTACTAATCATTCCGGAAGTGAATGGATAGTTAAAAGAGCCATTATTATTTATTCTTGGCACATTTTCAATAATAAATGAAAATGTGGCTATACCATTATTTAGTTTTATATTATGATTAGTTATTGAGTCAGTTTTTATGTTGTGATAATATCCGTCTTTAAACCATGTAGATTTCTTATTCACATCATTCATACCTCCAAAATCATCATCATGTGTATATCCAAGCGTAAATCCCCATTTATTAGGCAAATCAAAATTATGATCAAAATTCTCCACCAAAACAGGATATAAATAATTGCAACCTGCTTCTAACCCACAGTTTTCCGTATATAAATCTTTCACCTTGACTTGATTTTCACATTCTGTTTTTGGTTTAGACAATACACGAGGGAAAACAAAAGGTCCTTGTGCATTTGTATTATTAATAAAATAAATAATACAAATTATTATCAAGTAAGTTAATCTCATTTTCCTTTTAGAATTTTAATTTCATTCTCCAAATCAATCACATGTAAGTAAAGCAGTTCTATTTTTTCCAACAACTTTGCATCCATTTCATTCACATTATAACCATTTTGAATTACTTCTTCTTCACTGGGCATGCCAGGCAAATGTTTTTGTTTATCGATAAATTGTTTAACATCTTGTAATTTTTCTTTTCTATTTTCAGTAAAGACAAAATCAGACCATGTATCGGGTTTAAGTATATATAAACTTCTTCCTACAATCTTACCATCAACACTTAACATTGCATCAGTGTGTGGTTGTTTTGGTTTAGAAACTCCTATTCTAGTTCTGCCATCACCATCAACCTGAAAGCTTGAGATAGAGTCCGTTTTGTTATAAACTGAATAAGCAATTCTGTTTTTCTTTACTTTAGACCTCACACCATCACCATCCTAACCGTCAACATTGAACCGAGATGATTGAGCTTCATTGATAGCGCCAACAGTCATTCTTCCATCATCTCCTATGAAAAAAAGATAATTAAAGCTGTTTGGGCTACCACTTGGTTTCCAAAAATTTAAACCAGGAATGGAGGAATTTCCAGCGTTCAGGTATTCAATACCCCAATCACCATTAGGGCTTCCGCCATCAAAAACTACTTGAGGGCCACCAAAAGAATTATTATTGCTCAAACGCAAAACACCTTCATTAAAATGATATTCTTTACCATTGGTGCTACCAGGATTTGAAATGCCAAATCCAATTTTTCCATCTGGCTTAATAAATAAGCGGCTTTGATTGTTAGCTTTCAAAATAAAGTCATAATTATCACAGGTTCCTATATTATTAGGAATTGGAGAATTAATTAATGCTGAAATATTATTTCCACCATATGTCCAAGATGGAGCGTTGTCGTAGCAAAGCCAATTAGCTGGAAGCGAAGGTCCCTTAAATAAATTACCATTATTATCGCTTAATATTTGTGAAATACCCCCACCTGATAAAGTGGCCATTTGTACCGCATTACCAAAAACAGCAGGGCCGTTTGCAAATAATGAACCTGCTATATTAACGTCTTGCTGTGCTGTAACATCATCAACAACCGTTAGTGTTGAATTTACAGTCATGGATTGAGTTTCCATTGAACCCATTGCTGTAATAGTATTATTTACTTGTATATTATTACAGGTAAATGTGGGAGGTACTTGTGCGATTATTGTGTAATTAATCAGCGATAATATAATAGCCAAAACTGATTTATGACTTAATCTAAGAGCTTTTAAGCTGAGGGGGGGGGGTAAATTGTATTTTCATGATTTTTGTTTCTTATAACGAAGTTATAGTATTTTTTTGAAGAAACAAATGAAACTTATAGTATTAACAAATAAGTATGTAAGATTTTACAGGTTTTCGTAAAAAAGTATTTAGGGTTAGTATAGTTTCAAAGCAAACCCAAGCCAGTAAGAATGCCTTAAGCACGTATTAAAAGTGAATGAATAGTATTTAAATATTAAAAATTTCTTACATTTAGTAAATGAAGAGAATTCATA is part of the Sphingobacteriaceae bacterium genome and encodes:
- a CDS encoding LysM peptidoglycan-binding domain-containing protein gives rise to the protein MNLNLKYFLLVVGFLIQLNIQAQTKSTVIKNIDGVEYYIHSIEKGQSLYSLSKLYNVPLDEIYSLNPEAKVSTKPGQELKIPVRIPKIAVITPTASTQNINSVNEIDSTKYKVYKVASKETIYAITKKFKISEIELKRWNPGLNAQTLKEGQVIIVGEKKPSSIRSVEMATVASVNLNEKMPVADTNKIVIRKEKKNAYQLALLLPFRFDELENVDVQALVKNKSNFPSIPSLALDFYLGFKRAVDSLSKPDFSLSVNLYDIDDKDSAKLAQTVVDPKFEKTDFIFGPLHIYGFKPMAKMAKDFQTPIVSPLTSQNKILFDNIFVSKTNPSQFTLMEELADYCIDSLIKTSEKIILAVSSMNDKREQTFVKAFKKYYNDKQLLKGKTLKDTIQVVRGLVGVKGAYKSDVKNIVIVLSSNEVFISDFTTQLAIFAQKKDITLCGWESVSSLENIDQEYLNQLHYTFPCQYNLTNTGAYKNMVDEYKADQNAFPSEYFFIGFDMAIYYLNLLKLHGPGYVIYLDQFPSESSYMRFKFVHPDNNTGFDNRGGYIFTYTDYSLRLTGWK
- the hemF gene encoding oxygen-dependent coproporphyrinogen oxidase — encoded protein: MEIERTHIADWLKNLQDQICTALEQADGKAKFIEDNWKREDGSQPDRQGGGGRTRIIQNGKVIEKGGVLFSEVFGKAPEFLFKEKEHSTAEAQSNEHQFYATGVSIVIHPESPRVPIIHMNVRYFELRNKENLIVQKWLGGGIDLTPHYVVEEDAKYFHGELKKVCDKHQAEYYQAHKKWADDYFFITHRKETRGVGGIFFDRLNEGGGMSFEKNLSYWKDVGSLFAPVYCELIARNKSKSYNEQNKQWQLLRRGRYVEFNLVYDKGTKFGLESNGRVESILMSLPKTAGWEYNFSPEKTSEEEKTLSYLKKGVEWV
- a CDS encoding carboxypeptidase regulatory-like domain-containing protein produces the protein MKSICYTFIFLLMLLFSSCQKTTNCTGTVYDKNGATIANATIQLYILIGSGDFKYLNTTRTDENGNYFFSFKRKKFKKYYLGCSFKSAGYPAYKFVSAQYIKDKSENQINFHLVK
- a CDS encoding family 16 glycosylhydrolase, which gives rise to MRLTYLIIICIIYFINNTNAQGPFVFPRVLSKPKTECENQVKVKDLYTENCGLEAGCNYLYPVLVENFDHNFDLPNKWGFTLGYTHDDDFGGMNDVNKKSTWFKDGYYHNIKTDSITNHNIKLNNGIATFSFIIENVPRINNNGSFNYPFTSGMISSLSRFRTGVFEARIKVPTVNKMWPAFWLLGNKLDNYAEIDIFEFFDDDVSPNSICESYDYHQMTIHTGPNNTKGCKTGDKYPFAINDWHLYKLDWNDYEVKISVDGIPVGYAAKYFLGFNFVQSCVWNFSASNFDPRFTYNCQEIQGLPDNLLPTIPYINYGPRPWWLPNIVSWPPPQPPQPYLASQIRQDSYFPKKGNAMSLVINNNANSTYKNHDFLNYQQANLDMLVDYVRVYQPFCCGVDKSVCTLNDLDNISYNTGILTGRNLSVGCSNINNNFRQYKPGSIIVPGAGPDWRDIPVILLATDEIAILGDAFFEGDTYVEMRITDCGNQARPDQNENKLWNDFYQRQTPSKDSLLKQTEFKIDSIVESEFNKTMEQYKEKYYLKTEEYFNISPIPTKDKITISLPENLFDEIKQLNLVDLSGREFELLISKEVNIESFANGVYFLKFIFKDDSKISKKIIKN